CTATTCCGATATAATATTCTGGTTTCATTTCATACATCAATTAATCCTGCTTTCAGTTTTATTTGTTTTATGAACCTGTTCTATACTATCTGATCATAATAGGCAAATGCATTTCTCATGAATTTCCTATATTTTCTTTTTCTTAATGTTAGATTCTACCAAAACATTCCCTAATTTTCTTGGAAATATCAGAATCAACAAAACCTTTCTGCGCCATGTCATCGAGCATCTCACACGTTTTTTCGTGCGTTAAACCTTTCTTATATGGTCTGTCCTCAGTTAATGCCTGATAAATATCAATACATGCCATAATACGTTCCGGCTCATTTAATTCAGATGCGGTTTTTCCAAAAGGATACCCTTTTCCATTTAATTTTTCATGATGGAAAGCTGCCCAGTCTCGTATTTCTTCAAAATCATTAACCTCTGATAATATAAGGTATGTATAGCTAGCATGATTCTTCATTTTTGAAAATTCATCATCTGTCAGTTTATCCGGTTTTTCCAAAATTTCATTGCCTACTGCCATCTTCCCAATATCATGCAGTGCACCAGCCAGATAAATTTTTTGCACATTAATAGAATCATATCCGATATATTGAGCAAAAAGAGCTGCTTTTTCAGCCACTCCTATAGAATGTCTGCTTGTAAAAGAAGATTTATAATCTACAATCTTTGCAAAAAAATCTGCGACATTTTTACACGTTTTCCAATCAAAAACCTGTTTTTGTCTTGGGATAATCTCCCATAGCTTCATTTCAAAAGAATTATCACTTAAACACATAAAAGATTCAGAATGTGTGAATGCATGAAAAAAGGCATTCACACATTCTGAATCGAATAATCCATCCCTATTTTTTAAAAGGTACTGACATATAAAATTCTAACTGTTATTTCCAGATCCCTTATTATTTCCTATAATATCAATGGTATCTGCAAGATGAATAATTCTTGCAAACAATTGAATTTCATTCCACTTTTTTTGAAAAGAACCAGTTCCATCGGCATGTTCATGATGATACAAAATCACATTTGACACATCTGTTTTAAATGGAATTTTAGTAATATTTTTTTCACCATAAATACAATGAAGATTTGTTTTTTTCTCGGATAAATCTTTTTTACAATTAATGACGGAATCCTTTTTCAGTTCTTCCGAAATATATTGTGTCAAAGCATTATCATACAGTAAAGCACACATGGCTAAATCTTGTAATTCATCACCTTGAATTTTCCAATATTCAGCCATGCATATACTTATATAAGCCACTCTTTTTCCATGTTTGTTTTTAATATTTACCAACTCTGCTTCTATACAATCCAAAGCATAAGAACAGGCTCCTGCAAGTCCGATGATATCTATACTTAGTTCTTCTTTCATTGGTATAATCCTATCATAATATATTTATGCTTCTGAGAACTGATCTTTTCCTACAGAGCATAACGGACATTCAAAATCTTCCGGAATATCCTCCCACTTTGTACCAGGTGCAATACCACCTTCTGGATATCCTTTCTCCTCATCGTATTCCCATCCGCAAACATCACATACGTATTTCATTTGTTGTTCCTCCTTGTAAATATATTAATACACAGCCTATATTACTGGTTATATTTGTGTTGTTCTGTAATCTTAATATTTATAAATGCTTCTAGCATTTCCATAATCCATGCAGATTACAATATGCATATACTTCTTCTACCAGTTCACCATCGCAAAGACAAAAATCTGCTACCGGCTCCTGCCCTGGATTTAACTGTTTTCTGTATATTCCTTGATTGGTACTTAATGTAATCCACTCAATGAAATGCTCTTCAAGCATTGGATGTTTTGTCTCTCCGACCACGACATGAACATGACTGCCTTCTATCGTATATACAGGTACATGCTTCTCGACAGCAGCATCTGTCACTCCGGCTTTTAATTCCTGCATAGGTTCTCCGCAACAAATTACAGGTACACCCTTATCCTTTACCTTTTCAACGATGTTTCCACAATGCTTACAAATATAATACCTTACTTCCATGCCTTTCTCTCCTTCCATGTGTAAAATTTATAATTCAATTGTCTCCATAATCTTTTTCAATGAATCTGCAGATTCCTTAAGCTTTAACGCTTCCTCGCCACTTAAATTAATAGGTATATCAGCCTCAATACCATCTGCACCTACAATAGCTGGCATACTTAACGATACTCCGTCAATATCATATACTCCATGAATCATGTGTGATACAGGAAGTATTGATTTTTCATCTCTCATAATCACTTCGCTGATTCTTTTTACAGACATTGCAATTCCGTGCTTTTTGTTTATAATCTCATAAGCACTGTTCTTGACTGCTGTAGCTATTTCTGCCGTGTTTTCCTTGTGCTTGTAATGTCCACGCATTTCACACATTTCACTTAATGGAACACCAGATACATTGGCTGATGACCATGCTACAACTTCGCTGTCTCCATGCTCACCTACTATAAATGCATGAACACTCCTGCTGTCCACAGATAAATGCTCACCAAGCTTATTTCTTAATCTGGCACTATCTAACACAGTACCCGATCCAATAACCCTGTTTTCTGGAAGTCCTGATAACTTTATGGCTACCTGAGTCAGGATATCTACCGGATTCGCAACTACAAGCATGATACCTGCAAAATTTCTCTTTGCTATTTCAGGAATGATTGACTTAAATATTACTACATTTTTATTTACGAGATCAAGCCTTGTCTCTCCCGGTTTCTGTCCCGCTCCGGCAGATATAACAACAATTGCAGCATCATCCACATCATCATAATCTCCGGCATATATTTTCATCGGACTCGCAAATGGAATACCATGGCTGATATCCATCGCTTCTCCTTCTGCCTTGTTCTTATCTGCATCGATAAGGACAATCTCTGTAAACAAGCCACTCTGCATCAGAGCAAATACCGATGCAGAAGCAACAAAGCCACAGCCTATCATTACTGCTTTTTGAATTAATCACTTTCTTCTTCGTAATAATCTCATCTCCTTAATAATTCTCTTCATGTACTTCAAAATAGCTCTGTGGATGATTACATACCGGACATACTTCAGGCGCCTTAGTTCCTACCACAATATGTCCGCAGTTACGGCATTCCCATACCTTAACTTCGCTCTTTTCAAATACCTGTGCAGTTTCAATATTCTTAAGAAGTGCACGATATCTTTCCTCATGGTGCTTCTCAATCTCACCTACTGCCCTGAATTTTGCTGCAAGCTCAGGGAATCCTTCTTCCTCAGCTGTTTTAGCAAAGCCATCATACATATCTGTCCACTCATAATTTTCGCCTTCTGCCGCTGCCGCCAGGTTTTCCTTTGTATCACCAATTCCTGCTAATTCCTTGAACCACATCTTTGCATGTTCTTTCTCATTATCTGCAGTCTTTAAAAACAATGCTGACATCTGCTCGTAACCTTCTTTTTTCGCTACAGAAGCAAAATAGGTATACTTATTTCTTGCCTGTGATTCCCCTGCAAATGCCTCCTGTAAATTCTTCTCTGTCTGTGTTCCTGCATATTTGTTTTCTGCCATCTCTTTTACCTCCGTTTTCTTTACTACTTTTTCAAAATCTGATGCCGGGTGCTTGCACAAAGGACATATAAAGTCATCCGGTAATTCCTCGCCTACATATTCATATCCGCAAATTCTGCAACGCCATATTGTCTGACCGTCCTCTGTTTTTCCAACCTCCTGTGGCTTAGGCTTAATATTATTCTGATAATAATCATATGTTACTGAAGGAACATTGCTTAAAACTTCCATATCGGTTATCTCACCGATAAACATCGTATGTGAACCCAAGTCCTCTGTTTTAGTAACTGTTACAGAAATGTATGCATTTGTACCTTCTGTAATATAATAAATACCATTTGTGCCCCTGGCACACTTTTCAAATGCTTCAAATTTATTGGTATCCCTTCCTGATTGGAAGCCAAAATGTTTGAATAATTCAAACTGTGCCTTCTGACTTAAGACTGATACTGTGAATTTTCCGGTTCTCTGAATCATATCATGCGTGTAATTTGCTTTATTGACGCAGATACTTAACTGGTTTGGTTCTGAAGCTGCCTGAATGGCTGTATTAATAATACATCCATTGTCTTTTTCATCTTCTCTGGCAGTCAGCACAAACAATCCATAACTCAGCTTATACATTGCTTTCCTATCCATTTTTTTCCTCCTTTACCTTCTCCCTGCATTTCAGACAAATGCCTTTAAATGAAATATCATAATCCAAAAAATCAATTCCATGAGTGTTATGAATTCTTTCCAGCAAGTCCGGTATTTCATCCATATCCACATCTGAAACCTCACCGCATTTTATGCATCTGACATGGTAATGATTTTTCAGTGTAAAATCAAACCGGTTCGATCCATTCGGAACTTCAACCTTTCTTAATGCACCTTCCTCTACCAATATATCAAGATTTCTATATACAGTTCCTTTTCCAATTGATGGATATGCTTCTTTTATAAATTCATACACTTCATTTGCCGTAACGTGTCTTCTCATTTCGTATACGGTATTTCTTACGATATCTTTTTGAATGGTATTTCTCCTACTTGTCATTCGCCCTCCTTATTAGGATTAGTTCTTAATAAAGATTATATACCACTATTATCCTGTTGTCAATAAAAATAGTAATAATTCTCATTATTATAAAAACTGCCAAACTGAGCATCTTTTACCTGAATAACTATTTTATTTTGCGTTCAAATACATATTCTGAATCTGAAGATAAATCATACCGAAACGAATATCCGAGTCTGTCAAATTTCTGAATCTCCACCGGATTTTCAATATTATTTTCCGCTATGAATCTGACCATTTCACCACGAGCCATCTTGGCATAGGTACCTTTTGTTACCAATTTATCTCCGGATAACTCACAAAATACAATCGTAATATATCTGTCCTGTGGTGTCAGATACTTTTCTATAGATTTTGAGTATTCTTTTGATGCAAGATTAATGATAATCCTACTGTCATCAATTACTGAGCGGTATAACAATTCTCCCCAGTACTCATACAGATTTTTTGCATCTCCTATTTCAACCTTTGCCTGCATTTCTAACCGATAAGGTGTCACTCCATCCATTGGTTTCAGAACACCATAAAATGCAGATAATATTCTCAAATGGTTTTGTATATACTCAAACTGCCTATCCTCAAACACAGATGGTGCCATATATTGAAAAGCAATTCCTTCATATGATAAAACAGCCGGAGTAAGTATATGGTAAATATCCATGTTTTCCAATCTATAAAAGTTTTGTTCTGCAATTTTGTCATTACATTTCCAGATAGCTTTCAACTCCTCTTTTGACTTATCTTTCAACCAGCTTAATAACTCTGTTGTCTTATCAATAAACTCCGGTAAAGCAACTGGCTCTATACTGTCAGTATCCGTAATCATCTTTTTTGCAGGAGATAGTATAATCTTCATCAATCTAATTCCTTAAGCATATTTTTTGGATCATCTGCCGCTTTGACTTTATCATTGGCTTTGATGATAACCCCCTGCTCATCAATAAGATATGTTGTTCTTACCACACCCATAGAAACTTTTCCATAGTTTTTCTTTTCTTTCCAGACATCATATGCTTCAATAACTTTACGCTCCGGATCTGCTAAAAGCGTAAATGCAAGTCCATATTTTTCTTCAAATCTCTTGTGAGATGCTACAGAATCCTTACTGACTCCGAGAATAACCGCACCTTTTTCCGTAAACTGAGGATAACGCTCTGAAAAGCCACATGCCTGCTTCGTGCATCCTGCAGTATTATCCTTTGGATAAAAATATAAAATCACTTTCCTGCCTGCATAATCACTTAATTTATGCATTTCTCCATTCTGATCCGGCAATTCAAAGTCCGGTGCTTTTGTTCCTGTTTCTAACATATTATTTCTCCACCTCTTTCTTTTCTATCTTTTTTCCTGATTTCTTATTACCAGAAATCATTTTATGACCAGAATAAACTGCCATAATCATACATATCAAAGAGCCAAATGCAAAATATTTGTGGCTTAATTTTGAACCCTTGTATCCTGTGTAAAGAGTACCTATCATTGTAATTAATGTTCCAATTGACCAGTATTTATGTGCTTTCACGCTTTATTCATCTCCTGTATATGAACATATTATATCAAATTTTTTGTAACATGGTCTATATTTTTCTGAATGACACACCTTTCTTATCGTATTGGTTTATTATGATACGATAGTTAGAAATAAATCTCTCACTTAATCTTTAATTCAATTTCCATTCCTTAACCATATCTCTATCGCTTTTTGCCTCTTATCGACTGATTATAGTATACCTTTTTATCTATACTACTCCGATCTTCTGACTTTTCATTTTTCTTCTTCCAACAGTATACCACATTTTTTCGGGGCTATTCAATTAGATAAATTACATTTTTTCTGACCCAAATTGATAAATACTCTACATTTTTTCCGACCTAATAGGGACGTAAATAAAATTTCAGGCAGGATTATATCCTGCCTGATAAAGTTTATGCGTCTATTTCAATTTAGCTCCATCCTTAAATGCAGCACCGACACGCTCTCCTTCTATAAGTTTTTCTGGAAAAAATCATCCATTTTATCAAATGGAATTGCTTCGAGATTATCATATAAATCTGTGTGAACAGCGCATGGGATGCTCAAAAATTCCTTGTTGGCTGTATATTTACTATCCTTAACCATATTCTCATAAGCATCTTTTCCGAAATAATAGCTATGTGCTTTATCCCCATGCATGATAAGTACGGCACTTCTAATCTCGTTACTGTATTGCAGGATTGGCTGATTCATAAATGATTCACATCCAATGCTGTTCCATCCCTGTTAAAATATAAATGCTGGTATTATGAAACCGCTATGAAAGATGGCAACGAAGACGCTATCAATGCCATGCTGCCAGATAAACTGCCAGAGGATATTCAAAAGTTGTATGATGATAGTTGGAAGTAATACCGATACGCTTTCAAAAATGGTAGAAATTTTACTTTTTGCAACCCATTATACGTTAATGGTTCACACACTCCAGAATCATCCTCTCACACATACCATACCCAAGCTGTGAACTGTTCAAGGAAAGCGTATAATTCCCCGCCATGCCCCATTTCTGCTCCGTATAAAAATTATAATTTGTGCTGCGCCTTTTATCGGTGTCATTCATCATTTTTACAGCATCATCCTCCGAAACACGGTACAACGCGCATATCCGCTTTATTTTTTCCGACATATCGCCATGAATAAATACATTCAGTACATCATCCCTGTCCTTTAAGATAAAGTCAGCATTTCTTCCAATAATAACGCAGCTCTCTTTTGCTGCGATATCCAAAATGACGTTTCGTTGTGCTTCATATACCATATCTTCTATCGATTTTCCGGTGATGTCGCGCCCGGAAAAAGCATATGCAAACAAGCCTTTCTTTGGAGACAATTCAGCGTTTTCTTTAATGTATTCCGGGGAAAAGCCTGACTGCTCTGCAATTTGGGCAATGATGTCTCTGTCGTAATATTTTATGCCAAGCTTCTTTGCCACTTCTTCGCCGATAAAGCGTCCACCGCTTCCAAACTCTCTGCTGATTGTAATAATTCTTTTTGCCATCGTTCCTTCCTCCTTAACGTAAATTTTCCACTTTTTTCTTACGGATTCTCTTTAAAAATACATAACCCACCAGACAAGCCACAAGCTCTGTTACCGGGAAGGCCCACCAAATCAGCGCAACTCCAGCCTGACCATTTCTGACAAACATTGAGAAAACTCCTGCCAGCGGCAATATAATTACAAGCTGTCTAAGCAGTGAAATCACGAGGGACTCGATACCGCCGTCTAATGCCTGATAAATTCCCTGATATGCCACATTGATTCCCGCAAAAATAAAACTGATAGAGATAATTCGCATAGCGCTGATAAAAAATTCTTTTGACTGTCCTGCGTTAAACAGTGTGGCAAAGGCTCCCGGAAAAATTTCTGTGATAAGGATACCGAAAATCATCAGAGCTGCGGTATAGAGCAGTCCATATTTCATACCATCCTTTATCCGTTTTTTATTTCCCATTCCATAGGCAAATGCGATGATTGGTGTAATTGCATCTCGCAGTCCAAAGGCAAGGAACAATACAAACTGTTGGACTTTGTAAAAGAGACCGTATGCTGTCTGAGCCGATGGATTGAATTTTAGGATAAGGTTCATCACATACACCATAATGGACATAAGTGCCTGTGCAATAATGGCCGGAAGCCCAATGGCATAAATTTCCTTGATAATTTTGCCATCCGGCTTCATGTATTTCACATCATGTTCAAACTCCTTATTCAATTTCATATGGAAAAGGAACAATACTACCGCTGATACAACCTGACCGATTACCGTGGCATACGCTGCACCCTCTACTCCCATCTTTGGAACCGGCCCGATACCATAAATCAAAATTGGGTCAAGAATAATATTTATGACCGCACCTGCGACTTGACCGATTGTGGAATAAAGGGAACGACCGGTTGCCTGCAATAATTTTTCAAACAGCGAGAAGAAAATAATCCCAAAAGAAATCACACAGCATATCTTAAGATAGCTTGTTCCCATGGATATAACTTCCGGGTCTGCTGTCTGGGATGCGATGTATGCTTTTACTCCGAAAATTCCAAACAACAGGCACACTGCATAAATAATCCCTCCAAGAAACAGACTGTTTCCTGCAACCTTTGCCGCTTTTTTGCTGTTGCCCTGTCCCAGAGTTCTTGCAAGAAGTGCGTTTGTTCCCACTCCGGTACCGATTCCTACTGCGACCATCAGCATCTGAACCGGAAATACCAGTGTCAGGGCATTCAGCGCTGCCTCACTTCCTTCTCTCATGTTTCCGACGAAGGCACTGTCTACGATATTGTAAACTGCCTGCAATGCCATCGATAAAATCATGGGAATTCCCATTTGAACCATGAGCTTATTTACCGGCATCTCCTTCATTTTGTTACTTTCTGCCATCTTGAATCCTCCTTTTTTGCATAAAAAGAACGAGCAGCAAAACTGGATTTACGCAATTTTGCTACTCGTTCGGGAATTATTATACTTATTAAATTAAAAAAGTCAAACAAAAAAATTACCTTGTTCTTCTACAAAAATACTACAGATTCTTCTTTACATCGTCTTATCGATATGGTATAACAATACCTGTTAAAATTAATTTTCATATTAGCAGAGTAGAAATCTGTGCGTTAAGTGCCATGTGAACAGGGAGTTGTCACACGGACGAAAAGCAAAAGCACTGCTTTTGTTTGCGATACAGGATTCGCATCCCGCTGCTGCATAAGGATATTTACGTCTCCTCTATGCGGTTTTAGGAAACTGCTAAGGAAGGAGGCTTTTTTATGTTAAAATTTAAAGAATTGTATCAACACTCACTTAGGGAATTTCGCAGCACGAAAACGATTGTGCTCTGCGGAATTCTCGCTGCACTTGCCATTGTATTAAGTATGGTTGCAAGTATCCAGCTCGGACCTTATATCAAGATTGGTTTTTCCGGTCT
Above is a genomic segment from Roseburia sp. 831b containing:
- a CDS encoding rubredoxin — protein: MKYVCDVCGWEYDEEKGYPEGGIAPGTKWEDIPEDFECPLCSVGKDQFSEA
- a CDS encoding desulfoferrodoxin family protein — translated: MEVRYYICKHCGNIVEKVKDKGVPVICCGEPMQELKAGVTDAAVEKHVPVYTIEGSHVHVVVGETKHPMLEEHFIEWITLSTNQGIYRKQLNPGQEPVADFCLCDGELVEEVYAYCNLHGLWKC
- a CDS encoding L-lactate dehydrogenase encodes the protein MIGCGFVASASVFALMQSGLFTEIVLIDADKNKAEGEAMDISHGIPFASPMKIYAGDYDDVDDAAIVVISAGAGQKPGETRLDLVNKNVVIFKSIIPEIAKRNFAGIMLVVANPVDILTQVAIKLSGLPENRVIGSGTVLDSARLRNKLGEHLSVDSRSVHAFIVGEHGDSEVVAWSSANVSGVPLSEMCEMRGHYKHKENTAEIATAVKNSAYEIINKKHGIAMSVKRISEVIMRDEKSILPVSHMIHGVYDIDGVSLSMPAIVGADGIEADIPINLSGEEALKLKESADSLKKIMETIEL
- the rbr gene encoding rubrerythrin, with protein sequence MDRKAMYKLSYGLFVLTAREDEKDNGCIINTAIQAASEPNQLSICVNKANYTHDMIQRTGKFTVSVLSQKAQFELFKHFGFQSGRDTNKFEAFEKCARGTNGIYYITEGTNAYISVTVTKTEDLGSHTMFIGEITDMEVLSNVPSVTYDYYQNNIKPKPQEVGKTEDGQTIWRCRICGYEYVGEELPDDFICPLCKHPASDFEKVVKKTEVKEMAENKYAGTQTEKNLQEAFAGESQARNKYTYFASVAKKEGYEQMSALFLKTADNEKEHAKMWFKELAGIGDTKENLAAAAEGENYEWTDMYDGFAKTAEEEGFPELAAKFRAVGEIEKHHEERYRALLKNIETAQVFEKSEVKVWECRNCGHIVVGTKAPEVCPVCNHPQSYFEVHEENY
- a CDS encoding Fur family transcriptional regulator, coding for MTSRRNTIQKDIVRNTVYEMRRHVTANEVYEFIKEAYPSIGKGTVYRNLDILVEEGALRKVEVPNGSNRFDFTLKNHYHVRCIKCGEVSDVDMDEIPDLLERIHNTHGIDFLDYDISFKGICLKCREKVKEEKNG
- the yaaA gene encoding peroxide stress protein YaaA translates to MKIILSPAKKMITDTDSIEPVALPEFIDKTTELLSWLKDKSKEELKAIWKCNDKIAEQNFYRLENMDIYHILTPAVLSYEGIAFQYMAPSVFEDRQFEYIQNHLRILSAFYGVLKPMDGVTPYRLEMQAKVEIGDAKNLYEYWGELLYRSVIDDSRIIINLASKEYSKSIEKYLTPQDRYITIVFCELSGDKLVTKGTYAKMARGEMVRFIAENNIENPVEIQKFDRLGYSFRYDLSSDSEYVFERKIK
- the bcp gene encoding thioredoxin-dependent thiol peroxidase, with translation MLETGTKAPDFELPDQNGEMHKLSDYAGRKVILYFYPKDNTAGCTKQACGFSERYPQFTEKGAVILGVSKDSVASHKRFEEKYGLAFTLLADPERKVIEAYDVWKEKKNYGKVSMGVVRTTYLIDEQGVIIKANDKVKAADDPKNMLKELD
- a CDS encoding DUF6219 family protein codes for the protein MKAHKYWSIGTLITMIGTLYTGYKGSKLSHKYFAFGSLICMIMAVYSGHKMISGNKKSGKKIEKKEVEK
- a CDS encoding cytidylate kinase-like family protein, with amino-acid sequence MAKRIITISREFGSGGRFIGEEVAKKLGIKYYDRDIIAQIAEQSGFSPEYIKENAELSPKKGLFAYAFSGRDITGKSIEDMVYEAQRNVILDIAAKESCVIIGRNADFILKDRDDVLNVFIHGDMSEKIKRICALYRVSEDDAVKMMNDTDKRRSTNYNFYTEQKWGMAGNYTLSLNSSQLGYGMCERMILECVNH
- a CDS encoding MATE family efflux transporter — protein: MAESNKMKEMPVNKLMVQMGIPMILSMALQAVYNIVDSAFVGNMREGSEAALNALTLVFPVQMLMVAVGIGTGVGTNALLARTLGQGNSKKAAKVAGNSLFLGGIIYAVCLLFGIFGVKAYIASQTADPEVISMGTSYLKICCVISFGIIFFSLFEKLLQATGRSLYSTIGQVAGAVINIILDPILIYGIGPVPKMGVEGAAYATVIGQVVSAVVLFLFHMKLNKEFEHDVKYMKPDGKIIKEIYAIGLPAIIAQALMSIMVYVMNLILKFNPSAQTAYGLFYKVQQFVLFLAFGLRDAITPIIAFAYGMGNKKRIKDGMKYGLLYTAALMIFGILITEIFPGAFATLFNAGQSKEFFISAMRIISISFIFAGINVAYQGIYQALDGGIESLVISLLRQLVIILPLAGVFSMFVRNGQAGVALIWWAFPVTELVACLVGYVFLKRIRKKKVENLR